A genomic window from Aquabacterium sp. OR-4 includes:
- a CDS encoding PEP-CTERM sorting domain-containing protein, translating into MFNLRSITRAALMAASLCASGLATAAPVVYHSLTDEADVVPGSDTWRYDLRIEGSASAFESVSLLFTPSRFADLVSSGGGADLSLLDVQPDTGLPVDGMVTATLLADLTAPLTFSVVFSWLGQGAPGALPYEYLDANFSQVATGNTRVAGGTTVPEPSMLATLLLMAGAAMHWRRRAAGHA; encoded by the coding sequence ATGTTCAACCTGCGCTCGATCACCCGCGCCGCGCTGATGGCGGCCAGCCTGTGCGCTTCAGGGCTGGCCACGGCCGCGCCCGTGGTCTACCACTCGCTCACCGACGAGGCGGATGTGGTGCCTGGCAGCGACACCTGGCGCTATGACTTGCGCATCGAAGGCTCCGCCAGCGCCTTCGAATCGGTGAGCCTGCTGTTCACGCCCAGCCGCTTTGCCGATCTGGTGTCCAGCGGAGGCGGTGCTGATCTGTCCTTGCTGGATGTGCAGCCCGACACCGGCCTGCCCGTCGATGGCATGGTGACGGCCACGCTCTTGGCTGACCTGACGGCACCGTTGACCTTCAGCGTGGTGTTCAGCTGGCTGGGCCAGGGCGCGCCGGGTGCGCTGCCCTACGAATATCTGGATGCCAACTTCAGCCAGGTGGCCACAGGCAATACGCGTGTTGCGGGCGGCACCACCGTGCCCGAACCCTCGATGCTGGCAACGCTGCTGCTGATGGCCGGCGCGGCGATGCACTGGCGCCGTCGCGCGGCAGGGCACGCTTGA